A single window of Gossypium hirsutum isolate 1008001.06 chromosome A10, Gossypium_hirsutum_v2.1, whole genome shotgun sequence DNA harbors:
- the LOC107897941 gene encoding myb-related protein Myb4-like (The RefSeq protein has 1 substitution compared to this genomic sequence) has protein sequence MGLKKGPWTHEEDQILISYIQKHGHQNWRALPKQAGLLRCGKSCRLRWINYLRPDIKRGNFSLEEEETIIQLHELLGNRWSAIAAKLPGRTDNEIKNVWHTHLKKRLKQYQTKPDNSKKKLKSKNKIKSEPSTTSHSESDEVPSSSGEVVSSIIDGSDHREDNNMDSWECLVEIDESFWSDALSSDEPQVPSLSTDNIMEPNYTFGENLDDSMEFWYDLFIKAGGSEQGFITQF, from the exons ATGGGATTGAAAAAGGGTCCATGGACACATGAAGAAGACCAGATTTTAATCTCATATATTCAAAAACATGGCCATCAAAATTGGCGTGCCTTGCCAAAACAAgctg GTCTTCTAAGATGCGGGAAGAGTTGCAGATTACGATGGATAAACTATTTAAGGCCTGATATTAAGAGGGGAAACTTCAGTTTGGAAGAAGAGGAAACCATCATTCAACTGCATGAATTGTTAGGGAATAG gtGGTCGGCAATTGCAGCAAAATTACCAGGACGAACAGATAATGAGATAAAAAATGTATGGCACACTCACTTGAAGAAGAGACTTAAGCAATACCAGACAAAACCAGACAACAGCAAAAAGAAACTAAAGTCCAAAAACAAGATCAAATCGGAGCCGTCCATCACAAGCCACTCAGAATCCGATGAGGTTCCATCATCATCTGGTGAAGTAGTTTCCTCCATTATAGATGGCAGTGATCATAGGGAAGACAACAACATGGATTCTTGGGAATGTTTGGTTGAAATTGATGAAAGTTTCTGGTCGGATGCACTGTCATCGGATGAGCCTCAAGTTCCTTCATTATCGACTGATAATATCATGGAACCAAACTATACATTTGGTGAAAACCTTGATGATTCAATGGAGTTTTGGTACGACCTGTTCATTAAAGCTGGTGGTAGTGAACAAGGTTTCATCACACAATTCTAA